A genomic segment from Roseofilum capinflatum BLCC-M114 encodes:
- the cdaA gene encoding diadenylate cyclase CdaA translates to MGDLLTQWLSNLTDTQKNLLHTVDFILVLMLTYMVLMIIGERRTLWMVRGFILLMLATAISTIINLTLLSFVLNKLVIGSAVAMAVILQSEFRRFLEQLGQGQIVDLFLPPSEPPPKAESVIDEIVDAVKDLSQNRTGALLILETTGPIDERDFSVPGVRLNAEVSKELLQTIFQTSTLLHDGAVWIRMSRIIAAGVILPLSDRTASRKLGTRHRAAMGITDRVENCLCVVVSEETGSISLAERGLLNRPLTSSKLKELLEAKFSQSVEREAVAPDLRNLGRQINSQGAAMVARLLRLPSSDSDKKK, encoded by the coding sequence ATGGGAGATCTTTTAACCCAATGGTTATCCAATTTAACTGATACTCAAAAAAACCTGCTGCATACGGTTGACTTCATCTTGGTTTTGATGTTGACCTACATGGTCTTGATGATTATTGGTGAACGTCGAACCTTGTGGATGGTGCGAGGATTCATCCTTCTAATGTTGGCCACCGCCATCAGTACCATCATCAACTTAACCCTACTCAGCTTTGTGTTAAACAAATTAGTGATTGGTTCTGCTGTCGCCATGGCTGTAATTTTGCAGTCCGAGTTTCGTCGATTTCTAGAACAATTGGGCCAAGGACAAATCGTTGATTTGTTCCTCCCCCCATCAGAACCTCCCCCAAAAGCTGAGAGTGTGATTGATGAAATTGTTGATGCAGTTAAAGACCTATCTCAAAATCGGACAGGGGCGCTGCTGATTTTAGAAACTACCGGGCCCATTGATGAACGCGATTTTTCTGTTCCTGGTGTAAGGTTAAATGCAGAAGTCTCCAAGGAGTTGTTACAAACTATTTTCCAAACCAGTACCCTGTTACATGATGGAGCCGTTTGGATTCGCATGTCTCGTATTATCGCTGCCGGAGTAATTTTACCTCTATCCGATCGCACCGCCTCCCGTAAGCTGGGCACTCGTCACCGAGCCGCCATGGGCATTACTGACCGAGTAGAAAACTGTCTGTGTGTGGTTGTTTCTGAGGAAACGGGTTCTATCTCTCTGGCGGAAAGGGGTCTCCTGAATCGTCCCTTAACCAGCAGTAAACTAAAGGAACTCTTGGAAGCCAAATTCTCTCAATCAGTAGAACGGGAGGCTGTCGCCCCCGATTTGCGAAATTTGGGCCGCCAAATCAACTCTCAAGGCGCAGCCATGGTTGCACGCCTACTCCGTTTACCTTCTTCTGATTCTGACAAGAAAAAATGA
- a CDS encoding M16 family metallopeptidase, whose translation MQVRRVIKKMVRGLWLALMVLSLALTIQWHESAVAAQAKPYDELTFPPLPEVTVPEYTQFTMDNGIEVFLMEDRDLPLVTGRAMFHTGDRQEPQEKVGLAGLVGTVMRSGGTQTYTPDELNRSLEDRAASIETSIGTSAATAQFSALTPDTDEVLRLFAQVLRQPAFDEQQLELAKTQVQGSIARRNDSPDAIASREFQKLIYGANSPYARTVEYETLEAIKRQDLIDFYQQYFVPNNMMLGLVGDFDPAQMREKLEATFGDWQPNPNFKRPPLPQVSQSLTEGIFVVDQPQLTQSNVLMGHLGGQLDNPDYFALSVMNEVLNGLGGRLFNQVRSRQGLAYAVYGFWSPRYDYPGMLIAGGSTRSEATVPFIEALRGELDRIIQKPITAQELTAAKDGVLNSFVFNFQKPSQTLSRLMRYSYYGYPEDFIFQYQRGVEATTIEDVQRVAQEYLKPEEMVTLVVGNQEQIDPPLSALSGDGQVTAIDITIPGQS comes from the coding sequence ATGCAAGTAAGACGAGTGATCAAAAAGATGGTTCGGGGGCTGTGGCTGGCTTTAATGGTACTCAGTTTAGCCCTAACGATTCAATGGCATGAATCGGCGGTTGCTGCTCAGGCCAAACCCTATGACGAGTTAACCTTTCCTCCGCTTCCGGAGGTGACGGTTCCAGAGTATACCCAGTTTACGATGGACAATGGGATTGAGGTCTTTTTGATGGAAGACCGGGATCTGCCCTTGGTGACGGGAAGGGCGATGTTTCATACGGGCGATCGCCAGGAACCCCAGGAAAAAGTGGGGTTAGCCGGGTTAGTCGGAACCGTGATGCGTAGCGGAGGAACCCAAACCTATACCCCGGATGAACTGAATCGATCGCTCGAAGATCGAGCCGCTTCCATTGAAACCTCCATTGGGACTTCGGCGGCTACTGCCCAGTTTAGCGCTCTCACGCCGGATACAGATGAGGTGTTGCGCCTGTTTGCCCAAGTCTTGCGTCAACCGGCCTTTGATGAGCAGCAACTGGAGTTAGCCAAAACCCAAGTTCAAGGGAGTATTGCCCGTCGTAATGATAGCCCGGATGCGATCGCGAGTCGAGAATTTCAGAAGTTGATTTATGGGGCAAACAGTCCCTATGCGCGAACTGTGGAATATGAGACGTTAGAGGCGATTAAACGGCAGGATTTAATTGACTTCTATCAACAGTATTTTGTCCCCAATAATATGATGTTGGGTTTGGTGGGCGATTTCGATCCGGCCCAGATGCGAGAAAAGTTAGAAGCGACATTTGGAGATTGGCAACCGAATCCTAATTTTAAGCGTCCTCCCCTACCCCAGGTTTCCCAGAGCCTGACCGAGGGGATTTTTGTGGTCGATCAACCCCAACTGACCCAGAGTAATGTACTGATGGGCCATTTGGGGGGACAGTTGGATAATCCGGACTATTTTGCTCTATCGGTGATGAACGAGGTTTTGAATGGGTTGGGGGGACGTTTGTTTAATCAGGTGCGATCGCGCCAAGGGTTAGCTTATGCGGTCTATGGGTTTTGGAGTCCTCGTTATGACTATCCAGGGATGTTAATTGCTGGGGGTTCGACTCGTTCAGAAGCGACAGTTCCCTTTATTGAAGCGCTGCGTGGAGAGTTGGATCGCATCATCCAAAAGCCAATTACTGCTCAAGAATTAACCGCCGCTAAGGATGGGGTACTCAATTCTTTTGTGTTTAATTTCCAAAAACCCTCCCAAACCCTTTCTCGCCTCATGCGCTATTCCTATTATGGCTATCCTGAAGATTTTATTTTCCAATATCAACGGGGGGTGGAAGCAACCACTATCGAGGATGTGCAACGGGTGGCTCAGGAGTATCTGAAACCCGAAGAGATGGTAACTTTAGTGGTTGGTAATCAAGAGCAGATCGATCCGCCTTTGAGTGCGTTAAGTGGGGATGGTCAGGTGACGGCGATCGATATTACGATTCCTGGACAAAGTTAA
- a CDS encoding D-alanyl-D-alanine carboxypeptidase, with protein sequence MLEWLSAIPLALWLDRAGFEQVLQIPVTWQQNTSRWVLYSDRGVDMANQIDPYLESWSQKSFGQSAHGVWLQSGEEILFNHQGKALFSGASLTKVATTLAALKEWGPYHQFTTQVAIAGEIKEGVVEGDLVIVGGGDPLLVWQEAIAIGQQLNDLGIRQVTGDLIITGPMWMNYKTDPATVGALFYRSINADLWDRHLDNHYGSLPHDLPRPQVAIAGSIRSQAPSQPLTPVLDHRSLALVEILRRMNVYSHNRLSEIIAQSLGGGDRVEEMAGTFAGIPAAELHLINGSGLGQDNRMSPRASVLLLMAIQRYLQFYHLSIADIFPVVGYDGGTLQDRQPPQYSIVKTGTLSTVSALAGVIFTRDRGLVWFSIMNQGWDIEGFRLQQDELLGTLAQHWGGVTYPPDPIHLRSQLPPALRTLGDLSRQQILY encoded by the coding sequence GTGTTGGAGTGGTTAAGTGCAATTCCCCTAGCCTTATGGTTAGATCGAGCGGGATTCGAGCAAGTTTTGCAAATCCCAGTGACTTGGCAACAAAATACCTCTCGATGGGTTCTGTACTCCGATCGAGGGGTTGATATGGCTAACCAGATTGACCCGTATCTCGAAAGTTGGAGTCAAAAAAGCTTCGGTCAAAGCGCTCACGGTGTATGGTTACAATCGGGAGAAGAGATTTTATTTAACCATCAGGGCAAAGCGTTATTTTCTGGTGCGTCCTTAACCAAGGTGGCAACAACCTTAGCAGCTTTGAAAGAGTGGGGCCCCTATCATCAGTTTACAACCCAAGTGGCGATCGCCGGTGAAATCAAAGAGGGTGTAGTGGAAGGAGATTTAGTGATCGTCGGGGGAGGTGATCCTCTGTTGGTGTGGCAAGAGGCGATCGCCATCGGTCAGCAGCTTAATGACTTAGGAATTAGGCAAGTTACCGGCGATTTAATTATTACGGGCCCGATGTGGATGAACTATAAAACTGATCCGGCAACAGTGGGGGCACTGTTTTATCGCAGCATCAACGCCGATCTCTGGGATCGTCACCTAGACAATCACTATGGTAGTTTACCCCATGATTTACCGCGTCCCCAAGTGGCGATCGCCGGTTCCATTCGCTCCCAAGCTCCCTCCCAACCTTTGACCCCAGTGTTAGATCATCGGTCTCTGGCCCTTGTCGAGATTCTCAGACGGATGAATGTTTATAGTCACAATCGGTTATCGGAGATTATTGCCCAATCCCTAGGAGGAGGCGATCGAGTGGAAGAAATGGCCGGCACGTTTGCCGGTATTCCCGCAGCCGAGCTACACCTGATTAATGGATCGGGATTAGGTCAAGACAATCGCATGTCTCCCCGTGCTTCCGTCCTATTATTGATGGCCATTCAACGGTATTTACAGTTTTACCATCTCAGTATTGCAGATATTTTTCCGGTGGTTGGGTATGATGGGGGAACCCTTCAAGATCGCCAGCCTCCTCAATATAGCATCGTTAAAACTGGCACATTATCAACCGTGAGCGCTTTAGCGGGCGTAATCTTTACCCGCGATCGGGGTTTAGTCTGGTTTAGTATCATGAACCAAGGCTGGGACATTGAAGGGTTTCGTCTCCAGCAAGACGAATTACTGGGCACATTAGCCCAACATTGGGGAGGAGTCACCTATCCCCCAGACCCTATACATTTGCGATCGCAATTGCCCCCCGCTTTACGCACCCTTGGGGACTTATCTCGTCAGCAAATCTTGTATTGA
- a CDS encoding M16 family metallopeptidase, protein MNKIRLTDVSRLTSFHFKQLAAILLSLLLCIGFLGTKPAIALMSQNSREFSIQPYLDKVEKEVKTFTLQNGIKFIVLERHQAPVVSFMLYADVGGANEPLGKTGVAHYLEHLAFKGTTDIGTTDYEAEKPLMDELDRLFDQIQAAKANGNTEKVQELQAEFDRVNQKASQYIKQNEFGQIVERFGGVGLNATTSTDATRYFFSLPSNKLELWMSLESERFLDPVFREFYQEKEVILEERRMRTDNSPIGKMIEAFQDAAFKVHPYRQPVIGYEEDLRNLKRQDVRDFFETYYVPHNLIVAIVGDVETSEVKTLAQTYFGRFRERPTPKVNPPAEPPQTETREVNLELPTQPMYLEGYHRPAGNHPDHAVYDLMGSILSDGRTARLYKSLVEEQQVSLSAAGFSGFPGDKYPNLMLFYSLTAPGHTVDEVAEALGAEIERMKTEPVSQEELDRVKTQAKASLLGTLDSNSGLASLLAKYEATTGSWRNLFGEIEAIEAVTSEDIQRVAQGTFTPENRTIGRLLTASN, encoded by the coding sequence ATGAACAAAATTCGGTTAACTGATGTGAGCAGGTTGACATCCTTCCATTTCAAGCAACTAGCAGCAATTCTGCTGAGTTTACTACTTTGCATTGGCTTTCTCGGTACAAAACCGGCGATCGCCTTAATGAGCCAAAACTCTAGGGAGTTTTCCATTCAACCCTATCTAGATAAGGTTGAAAAAGAAGTAAAAACATTTACTCTCCAAAATGGAATCAAATTTATTGTCCTAGAACGCCATCAAGCCCCAGTCGTCTCCTTCATGCTCTATGCGGATGTTGGCGGAGCCAATGAACCCCTAGGGAAAACGGGTGTAGCCCATTACTTAGAACATTTAGCCTTTAAGGGAACTACAGATATTGGCACAACGGACTATGAAGCCGAAAAACCCTTAATGGATGAACTCGATCGCCTCTTCGATCAAATTCAAGCCGCTAAAGCCAACGGAAATACGGAAAAAGTCCAAGAACTCCAAGCCGAATTCGATCGAGTTAATCAAAAAGCGTCCCAATACATCAAACAAAACGAATTTGGTCAAATCGTCGAACGCTTCGGAGGAGTGGGACTCAATGCCACAACCTCCACGGATGCCACCCGTTACTTTTTTAGCCTTCCATCCAATAAACTAGAGTTGTGGATGTCCCTAGAGTCAGAACGCTTCCTTGACCCGGTGTTTCGGGAATTTTACCAAGAAAAAGAAGTCATCCTCGAAGAGCGACGGATGCGTACCGATAATTCCCCCATTGGTAAGATGATTGAAGCCTTCCAAGATGCAGCCTTCAAAGTCCATCCCTATCGCCAACCCGTTATTGGCTATGAGGAAGACTTACGCAACTTGAAACGGCAAGATGTGAGGGATTTCTTCGAGACCTATTATGTCCCCCATAATCTAATTGTGGCGATCGTTGGGGATGTGGAGACCTCCGAAGTCAAAACCCTAGCTCAAACCTATTTTGGTCGCTTTCGTGAACGCCCCACCCCCAAGGTTAATCCCCCCGCAGAACCTCCGCAAACCGAAACGCGAGAAGTTAACCTAGAATTACCCACCCAACCCATGTATCTCGAAGGGTATCACCGTCCGGCCGGCAATCACCCCGATCATGCAGTCTACGATCTGATGGGGTCAATTCTCAGTGATGGACGCACCGCTCGCTTGTACAAATCCTTAGTCGAAGAACAACAGGTTTCCCTCTCTGCGGCCGGGTTTAGTGGCTTCCCTGGCGATAAATACCCCAATTTAATGCTGTTTTACAGTTTAACGGCTCCAGGGCATACGGTGGATGAGGTAGCGGAAGCTTTAGGTGCGGAAATTGAACGCATGAAAACTGAACCGGTAAGCCAAGAAGAATTAGACCGGGTGAAAACTCAAGCTAAAGCCAGTTTACTCGGCACGCTCGACTCGAATTCCGGTTTAGCCAGTTTATTAGCCAAGTACGAAGCCACAACGGGATCGTGGCGCAATTTATTTGGGGAAATTGAAGCCATTGAAGCCGTCACTTCCGAAGATATTCAGCGCGTAGCCCAGGGGACGTTTACCCCAGAAAATCGCACGATCGGGCGCTTGTTAACGGCGAGCAATTAA
- the rimI gene encoding ribosomal protein S18-alanine N-acetyltransferase, whose amino-acid sequence MTVPFILHAIAPEHLNAVVTLDRLCFGQLWTLDAYQRELDSPNSELLGISWGEELIGFGCYWAIVEEAHLTILAIHPHYQHQGLGQSLLCALLDSARQRGLERATLEVKASNHRALGLYQKFGFLTAGRRRNYYQETGEDALVLWLKDLQSPQFPEHLSQWQQQAQSKSLTQNNYQNKYETI is encoded by the coding sequence ATGACTGTGCCTTTTATTCTCCATGCGATCGCCCCAGAACACCTAAACGCTGTGGTTACCCTCGATCGCCTCTGTTTTGGCCAGTTATGGACTTTGGACGCTTACCAACGGGAACTCGATAGCCCAAACAGTGAATTATTAGGCATCAGTTGGGGTGAGGAGTTAATCGGATTCGGCTGTTATTGGGCGATCGTCGAAGAAGCCCATCTCACCATCTTAGCCATTCATCCCCACTATCAACATCAAGGCTTAGGGCAATCTCTCCTCTGTGCCTTATTAGACTCTGCCCGCCAACGGGGACTCGAACGAGCCACCCTAGAAGTCAAAGCCTCCAACCACCGCGCCCTAGGACTCTATCAAAAATTCGGCTTTCTCACCGCCGGACGGCGACGTAATTATTATCAAGAAACCGGCGAAGATGCCCTCGTCCTATGGCTCAAGGATCTACAATCTCCCCAATTTCCAGAACACTTAAGCCAGTGGCAACAGCAAGCCCAATCTAAATCCTTAACCCAGAACAACTACCAGAACAAGTATGAGACAATCTAG
- a CDS encoding M3 family oligoendopeptidase: MTTLTNVLETPQEWDLSDLYQGLDDPKIQQDLDYLQQQATTFRQTYRGQISQLSPEQILNGLQQLETLFQSCGYLWAYPSLVFAADTRNSAAKQLLDRVMEAVTTLENEVLFFDLELKNLSESQLEHLQNDPLLASYRYYLQQIAQFRPYALSEEVEQTRNQDNLTGRSAFIQLRSLHLGEQQYTPVTTPEGKTAETEADLSALRLHPSPDIRYQSYISLREVMQQHNLLYGYILNSVAQDHKLENKMRGHDSTLSKQLLEDRVSRPVFDAIMTGMGDRYDLFQRYYHLKAKTLGEPIRSCDIYAPWTQDPSPSLPYNLGVETLLNALEQFDINYARRAEEFFLNNWVDAKVRPGKQGGAFCAYNHGKHSYLLLSYTEDYDSLFTLAHEMGHGLHFAWIDDHQSYFNSNPPMVMAEVASTFNELLLLDFLLASSDPALKLSILTGQLEDQLSLLFRQSTISRLELLIHERATEGSFDHHFVNQKWMELYEQLCGDAITLLPEHQYDWARIGHIFFKPFYCYQYTASHIVSLACYQQYRELGKEFVPGYLELLSTGGSVDQVEALKQYVGVDLTDPATIHLALEYVQGLIDRLEETLSIHKS, encoded by the coding sequence ATGACGACCCTCACCAACGTACTGGAAACGCCCCAAGAATGGGATCTTTCCGACCTCTATCAAGGACTCGATGATCCGAAAATTCAGCAAGATCTCGACTATCTCCAACAGCAAGCCACCACCTTTCGCCAAACCTATCGCGGCCAAATTTCCCAACTCTCCCCAGAGCAAATCCTTAACGGTTTACAACAACTCGAAACCCTCTTTCAGTCCTGTGGATACCTTTGGGCCTATCCCAGCCTAGTCTTTGCTGCCGACACCCGCAACAGCGCCGCCAAGCAACTCCTCGACCGGGTAATGGAAGCCGTCACCACCCTAGAAAATGAAGTCCTCTTCTTTGATTTAGAACTCAAAAACTTATCTGAATCCCAACTCGAACATCTGCAAAACGATCCCCTCTTAGCCTCCTATCGCTATTACCTGCAACAAATTGCCCAATTTCGCCCCTACGCCCTTTCTGAAGAAGTTGAACAAACCCGAAATCAGGATAATTTAACCGGCCGTAGTGCTTTTATTCAACTGCGCTCTTTGCACCTAGGGGAACAACAGTATACCCCAGTCACCACCCCAGAGGGAAAAACGGCCGAAACCGAAGCCGATCTTTCGGCCCTCCGTTTACATCCTTCCCCAGACATTCGCTATCAATCTTACATCTCCCTACGGGAAGTCATGCAGCAGCATAACTTGCTCTATGGCTATATTCTCAACAGTGTTGCCCAAGATCATAAGCTCGAAAATAAAATGCGGGGCCATGACTCGACCCTCAGTAAACAGCTTTTAGAAGATCGAGTGTCTCGGCCCGTGTTTGATGCGATTATGACCGGTATGGGCGATCGCTACGATCTCTTTCAACGCTATTATCATCTCAAGGCTAAAACCCTAGGCGAACCCATCCGCAGTTGCGATATTTATGCCCCTTGGACACAAGATCCTAGCCCCTCTTTACCCTATAACTTAGGAGTCGAAACCCTCTTAAACGCCCTAGAGCAATTTGATATTAACTATGCTCGCCGCGCCGAAGAATTTTTCCTCAACAATTGGGTCGATGCCAAAGTCAGACCCGGAAAACAGGGCGGTGCATTTTGTGCCTATAACCATGGCAAACATAGTTATTTATTGCTCTCCTATACCGAGGATTATGATTCCCTGTTTACCTTAGCCCATGAAATGGGCCATGGTTTACATTTTGCCTGGATTGATGACCACCAGAGTTATTTTAACAGCAATCCTCCTATGGTCATGGCTGAGGTCGCTTCTACGTTTAACGAATTGTTGTTATTAGATTTTCTGTTGGCCTCTTCTGATCCGGCCTTAAAGCTGTCTATTTTAACCGGACAACTTGAAGATCAATTAAGCTTACTGTTTCGCCAGAGTACCATTAGTCGCCTAGAATTACTCATCCATGAGCGAGCCACAGAAGGCAGTTTTGACCACCATTTTGTCAATCAGAAGTGGATGGAGTTGTATGAACAGCTTTGCGGAGATGCGATTACCCTATTGCCGGAACATCAATATGATTGGGCAAGGATTGGTCATATTTTCTTTAAACCGTTCTATTGCTATCAATATACTGCTTCCCATATTGTTAGCTTGGCCTGTTATCAGCAATATCGAGAACTGGGTAAGGAATTTGTCCCTGGATATTTAGAATTGTTATCCACAGGGGGAAGTGTGGATCAGGTTGAGGCTCTAAAACAGTATGTTGGCGTTGATTTAACCGATCCAGCAACGATTCATCTGGCTCTGGAGTATGTTCAAGGGTTGATCGATCGCTTGGAGGAAACCTTAAGCATTCATAAATCTTGA
- a CDS encoding Ycf51 family protein, with protein sequence MPSTADFLQASEWFAIATGVTIAFTVLCFVFKWGFRFRFFGISSFMVVLTVSVFSLSLVPFSQTVIPGSVRYSLVFDNGATHTVIAVPPQITESELEATLKQAAINLFSYGRSATDSDRLTVLARTLVHPDSKVSEAIYLGKAEQLIYQGDEQKITVEIDQQKLKQLQTLTPS encoded by the coding sequence ATGCCCTCAACCGCAGATTTTTTACAGGCTTCTGAGTGGTTTGCGATCGCCACCGGAGTCACGATTGCCTTTACCGTCCTTTGCTTTGTCTTTAAGTGGGGGTTTCGCTTCCGCTTTTTTGGCATCAGTTCGTTTATGGTAGTCTTAACCGTCAGCGTATTTTCCTTGAGCTTAGTTCCCTTTTCCCAAACAGTCATTCCTGGATCGGTGCGTTATTCTCTGGTGTTCGATAATGGAGCAACCCATACTGTGATTGCCGTACCGCCCCAAATTACGGAATCGGAATTAGAAGCAACCCTCAAGCAAGCAGCCATCAACCTCTTTTCCTATGGGCGATCGGCAACCGATAGCGATCGCCTAACCGTACTGGCACGCACCCTTGTCCATCCCGACTCCAAAGTATCAGAGGCAATCTATTTAGGGAAAGCAGAACAATTGATTTATCAGGGAGACGAGCAAAAAATTACGGTGGAGATTGACCAACAAAAACTAAAACAACTTCAGACTTTAACCCCTTCTTAG
- a CDS encoding isoprenyl transferase: MTAKQIIDNTLKTLPSDLDPQKLPRHVAVIMDGNGRWAQRRGMPRIMGHPRGADALVELVCCCDDWNIRALTVYAFSTENWKRPPQEVKLIMMVIEQFLRRQLPEMMKRDVRLELVGKLDELPQSLQNQIQKSVGATCKNQGMRFTVATNYGGRQEILQACQALATQVKQGDLNPEDIDQALFEQYLYTVNVGNPDLLIRTSGEMRISNFLLWQLAYAEIYITDTLWPDFDRAEMHRALWEFQKRDRRFGKVKS, from the coding sequence ATGACTGCAAAGCAAATTATTGACAATACTTTGAAGACTCTCCCTAGTGACCTCGATCCCCAAAAGCTTCCTCGTCATGTTGCAGTAATTATGGATGGTAATGGTCGATGGGCCCAGAGGCGAGGAATGCCCAGGATTATGGGACATCCCCGTGGTGCAGATGCCTTGGTAGAATTGGTGTGCTGTTGCGATGATTGGAATATTAGAGCGCTCACCGTTTATGCTTTTTCGACCGAAAATTGGAAACGTCCTCCCCAAGAAGTGAAGTTGATTATGATGGTGATTGAGCAGTTTTTGCGCCGTCAGTTACCAGAAATGATGAAACGGGATGTTCGCTTAGAGTTAGTGGGCAAGTTAGATGAACTGCCTCAATCTTTACAAAACCAGATTCAGAAGTCCGTAGGAGCAACTTGTAAGAATCAAGGTATGAGATTTACGGTGGCGACCAATTATGGAGGACGGCAGGAAATTTTGCAGGCTTGTCAAGCTCTAGCGACTCAAGTGAAACAAGGGGATTTAAATCCTGAAGATATTGACCAAGCCTTGTTTGAGCAATATTTATATACGGTTAATGTGGGCAATCCTGATTTATTGATTCGCACCAGTGGAGAAATGCGGATTAGTAATTTCCTATTGTGGCAGTTGGCCTATGCGGAGATTTATATTACAGATACCCTCTGGCCGGATTTTGACCGAGCGGAGATGCACCGAGCGCTGTGGGAGTTCCAAAAGCGCGATCGCCGCTTTGGTAAAGTGAAGTCTTAA
- the lysA gene encoding diaminopimelate decarboxylase produces MVSTPSRITPPRGTDYLSSVEEPVGERSPNQQLLPLTAQVNSTDQLTIGGVAVSELVKTYGSPLYILDEEGLRAACRQYREAFKRYYPGEATVIYASKAWNCLAICAIAASEGLGIDVASGGELYTALQAGVQADRIYFHGNNKSATELTEALEVGSHVVVDNWLELKTLAQLSRDRGQTVPILIRMTPGIECHTHEYIRTGHIDSKFGFDPNQIEAVLEGIAQEKSLDFQGFHAHIGSQIFELEPHQDLPAVMVQWFLKAKEIGLSPSVLNVGGGLGIRYTEDDDPPSIEAWVKQVCTAMVTACDRAQITPPHIICEPGRSLVGSSCITAYTVGSRKAIPNMRTYIAVDGGMSDNARPITYQALYRAVAVDRMGQACTETVTLAGKHCESGDILIQQAQFPPLQPGEAIAILATGAYNYSMASNYNRVTRPAAILVSNGQGQVIIERETYQDLVSCDRLPDRLKSIS; encoded by the coding sequence ATGGTATCGACACCCTCCCGTATTACTCCACCCCGTGGCACAGATTATCTTTCCTCCGTCGAAGAGCCTGTGGGTGAAAGATCGCCCAATCAACAGTTACTGCCCCTAACGGCTCAAGTCAATAGCACCGATCAATTAACCATTGGGGGTGTAGCGGTTTCTGAATTAGTGAAAACCTATGGCTCTCCCCTCTATATCCTCGATGAAGAGGGTTTACGCGCTGCCTGTCGCCAATATCGAGAAGCCTTTAAGCGCTACTATCCGGGAGAAGCCACAGTTATCTATGCCTCGAAAGCGTGGAATTGTTTAGCCATTTGTGCGATCGCCGCCTCGGAAGGGTTAGGTATTGATGTGGCTTCGGGTGGAGAACTTTACACGGCTCTACAAGCGGGAGTTCAAGCCGATCGGATTTACTTCCATGGCAATAATAAATCGGCTACTGAACTGACAGAAGCTCTAGAAGTCGGCTCTCATGTGGTGGTGGATAACTGGCTAGAACTGAAAACCCTAGCCCAGCTCAGTCGCGATCGCGGCCAAACCGTTCCTATCCTGATTCGCATGACTCCTGGCATCGAATGTCACACCCATGAATATATTCGCACGGGACATATTGACAGTAAATTTGGCTTCGATCCCAATCAAATTGAAGCCGTTTTAGAAGGGATTGCCCAAGAAAAGAGCTTAGATTTCCAAGGATTCCACGCCCATATTGGCTCGCAAATTTTTGAACTCGAACCCCATCAGGATCTCCCGGCTGTGATGGTGCAATGGTTCCTGAAAGCGAAGGAAATTGGCTTATCTCCCTCAGTATTAAATGTGGGTGGAGGTTTAGGCATTCGCTATACTGAAGACGACGATCCGCCCTCCATTGAAGCTTGGGTTAAACAAGTGTGTACAGCCATGGTAACCGCCTGCGATCGCGCCCAAATTACGCCCCCCCATATCATCTGTGAACCCGGTCGTTCCTTAGTGGGGTCGTCCTGTATCACCGCTTACACCGTCGGTTCCCGTAAGGCCATTCCTAATATGCGAACCTATATCGCCGTAGATGGGGGCATGTCAGACAATGCTCGCCCCATCACCTATCAAGCCCTCTATCGGGCTGTTGCCGTCGATCGCATGGGACAAGCCTGTACGGAAACCGTAACCCTAGCGGGTAAGCACTGCGAATCGGGTGATATTCTCATTCAACAGGCCCAATTCCCGCCCCTGCAACCCGGAGAAGCGATCGCCATTTTAGCCACGGGAGCCTACAACTATAGTATGGCTTCCAACTATAACCGCGTCACCCGACCAGCCGCTATCTTAGTGAGCAATGGGCAAGGGCAAGTGATTATTGAGCGGGAAACCTATCAAGACTTGGTGAGCTGCGATCGCCTTCCCGATCGCCTCAAATCCATTTCTTAA